In Rhodococcus pseudokoreensis, the DNA window CGAGCTCGCCGAGTTCCCCACCGAGGTGGAGGTGCCGACGATCGAGCCCGAGGAGATCATCGAGGCCGACGTCACCGAGGAGCCCGAGGACGAGCCCGCGTCGCCCGAGGAGCCGGCCGCACCCAAGATCGCCCCGCACCAGACGAACAACAAGGACAAGCGCGGCAAACCCGCCCTCCCCTCGTGGGATGACGTCCTGCTCGGTGTCCGCAGCAGCGGACGCTGACCGTCGGCGCGGTAAGCAGGCCGGGAACACGGTCGGGGTCGTACTCTTTCAGGAAGACACCGGAAGAGGGGGATGACCGTGGGGGCCAAGGTATCAACGATCTGGTACGTCGACGTCCCCGACCCTGCGGCTGTTCTGCGCGCTCACCCCGAGCCTGACCTCGCTGCGGCGCGGCGACTCGCCGCCCGCCTCCATCCCGATCTGGCGGCCACCCCCACGGGCCCGGTTCCGCTGGCCGAGGCCGCGCGACTCGATGCCGCCGGGACCGTGCACATCGGTACCTACGCCGGCGTCACCGTCGTGTGCGGGCCCGACCTTGCCGTTCCCCGGCCGTCGACCCTGCCCGGAACCCGCATCCGGCCCACCGAATCCGCGAAGACGTACTACGTCGCATCCAAGCCCGACATCGCGTGGGGCTCGTTCGCGATGTGGGAGGACGGGCACCTGATCCGCGCGTTCAGCGCGACGCCGGTGCACATCCACGAAGACCTCGGCATCCCCCTGGTATGGGAGCGACCGTTCTGGGCGGGCGACTTCCCGCTCGAACACCCGCCGGGCGTGCTGCCCGACCCACAATCGCTGCCGTTCCACCCGCAGCAGTTCGCCGAGGGCGCCAACCGGGAATGGCTGAACTTCCGGTACACGGGCGCCCCGGAGGGCACCGAGATCGACCCGAAGAAGATCACCGTGCTCGGGTTCGCCGTCCACCTGCCCGGCGAGGGTCCGGTCGAATCTCCCGCCGAGGTAGAACAACCTGCTGAGGTCGAACAACGCGCCCCCGAGCCGGTTCCCACGCCCGCTCCACCGCCGCCCGCTCGCAAGGGCGGACTGCTCCGCCGCTACTTCGGCTTCTGACGCCAGCCGGAGTCAGGCGGCCCCGACGAGCAGCGCCGACCAGCCGGCGAGAACTCCGGCCGCGGCGCCGTACACCAGCCACCGCCACACCGGTGTCCGGCGCAGTCGCCACACCGACGGCGCGACCCCGGCCACCACGACGAGTTCGAGGACCACCGCCAGTGCCGGGTTGATCCGGGCGAGCTGCGAGCCGAACGCCATGATCGCGACGGCCACCACCGCCGCGGCGAACGCTGCCACGAGAAGTCCGGTGAACCACGGTGTTTCCGCCGGCGGCGGCGGCGGATACGCGGAATGAGGGGGCAGCATCCTCACCGGCCCGTGCGGACGCGCTCGTAGAACGCCATCGCCGCCGCCGTCGCGACGTTGAGCGAATCCGTTCCGGGCGCCATCGGGATGCGGGCACGAATGTCGGTGGCGCGCATGGCGTGTTCGGTGAGTCCGGGCCCTTCTGCGCCCAGCAGCAGCGCCACCTTCTCCCCCGTCATCGCCTCGGCCAGCGTCACCGCCTCGGGGTTCGGGGTCAGCGAGATCAGCTGGAACCCCCGCTCCCGCAACGCGTCCAGATCGTGCGGCCACTTCGTCACGTGCGCGAACGGAACCCGGAGGACGTGCCCCATCGACACCCGGACCGCCCGGCGGTACAGCGGGTCGGCGCACCCCTTGCCGAACACCACGGCGTCGACGCCGAGCCCCGCGGCGTTGCGGAACATCGAGCCCAGGTTCTCGTGATCGTTGACGCCCTCGAGCACCGCGACCGTCCGGGAGTGCTCGAGCACATCCGACAGTTCGAGGGGTGCGGGGCGACGCGCCGCCGCGAGCACACCCCGGTTGAGGTGGAACCCGACGACCTCGGCCATGACGTCCGCCGTCGTCCGGTAGAACGGCACGTCCACGCCGTCGAGATCGTCGGCCAGTTCCTCCAGCCGCCGATCGACGCCGAGCAGACCGATCGGGTCGAACCGGGACGCCAGCAGTCGCTGCGCCACCAGCACACCCTCCGCGATCACCAGACCCTTGCCCTCGGGGAGGTCGGGACGCCGGTCCGAGGAGTTGAGATCGCGGAAGTCGTCCAGCCTGGTGTCGGCCGGATCTGTTATGTCGATGACGTGAACCACCGGTCCATATTGCCGTATGCGGGGCGTCACAGCGTTGACTCCCCTCCGCCGGGCGCGAAAGCTCGAAGGAATGAAGCACCTGCACGGACGCACGGCTCTGGTGACCGGCGCCTCCGGCGGTCTCGGCCGCGTCGTCGCCCGGGCCCTGGCCCGCGAGGGTGTCGCCGTCGCCGTGTCCGGCCGGCGTGAGGACCGACTCGCGGAACTCGTGGCGGAACTGCGTGCGCTCGGTGCGCGCGCCGAGGCCGTGCCTGGGGACCTGAACCGACTGGACCTGCTCGATGCGCTGATCGAACGCACCGAGGCAGCTGTCGGCCCCCTCGACGTCCTGGTGAACAACGCGGGTGTGGAGAACGTCTCGGCCTACACCCGGCTGGATCCCGCCGAGCTCACCGCCATGGTCGACGTAAATCTCACCGCACCACTGCTTCTCACTCGCCGGGTGCTGCCCGGGATGCTCGACCGCGGCCTCGGTCACGTGGTGTTCGTGTCGTCGCTGGC includes these proteins:
- a CDS encoding DUF6928 family protein — protein: MTVGAKVSTIWYVDVPDPAAVLRAHPEPDLAAARRLAARLHPDLAATPTGPVPLAEAARLDAAGTVHIGTYAGVTVVCGPDLAVPRPSTLPGTRIRPTESAKTYYVASKPDIAWGSFAMWEDGHLIRAFSATPVHIHEDLGIPLVWERPFWAGDFPLEHPPGVLPDPQSLPFHPQQFAEGANREWLNFRYTGAPEGTEIDPKKITVLGFAVHLPGEGPVESPAEVEQPAEVEQRAPEPVPTPAPPPPARKGGLLRRYFGF
- a CDS encoding SDR family NAD(P)-dependent oxidoreductase, producing the protein MKHLHGRTALVTGASGGLGRVVARALAREGVAVAVSGRREDRLAELVAELRALGARAEAVPGDLNRLDLLDALIERTEAAVGPLDVLVNNAGVENVSAYTRLDPAELTAMVDVNLTAPLLLTRRVLPGMLDRGLGHVVFVSSLAAKIGPAYCAPYAATKAGLIGLTQSLRAEYAGAPVGFSVVCPGFIAGDGMYQRMTERGIRAGRMAGETSTDKVAAAVIRAIRRDLPEVVESGAPIRPLLALAQIAPGLAERVAARFGATEMFRRLSEDRGRVDPDG
- a CDS encoding DUF2537 domain-containing protein, with product MLPPHSAYPPPPPAETPWFTGLLVAAFAAAVVAVAIMAFGSQLARINPALAVVLELVVVAGVAPSVWRLRRTPVWRWLVYGAAAGVLAGWSALLVGAA
- a CDS encoding TrmH family RNA methyltransferase; the encoded protein is MVHVIDITDPADTRLDDFRDLNSSDRRPDLPEGKGLVIAEGVLVAQRLLASRFDPIGLLGVDRRLEELADDLDGVDVPFYRTTADVMAEVVGFHLNRGVLAAARRPAPLELSDVLEHSRTVAVLEGVNDHENLGSMFRNAAGLGVDAVVFGKGCADPLYRRAVRVSMGHVLRVPFAHVTKWPHDLDALRERGFQLISLTPNPEAVTLAEAMTGEKVALLLGAEGPGLTEHAMRATDIRARIPMAPGTDSLNVATAAAMAFYERVRTGR